ccagtccatgaaCGCTAACATACACATCCTTTctaaagtatagctacaagatgtaagtattatacattttaagatgattttagtgtaataaaattgcttacaaagcttatctgtgtaaagttgtacaATTGTATACAACTTTACAAAGTTATggttagttagcgattttatcacacttaaattatattaacacacatattgtttgcgtcttgtggccatacttttgaaactatgtgtattttagcgtttatggactgaccccattcactgaagtgttttttttttttatgtaatcaacattatgccacaaatgctgttacaaataataataataaaaaaataaaaaaaataaataaaaaaacagaagaattccTTACAAAGGATTTTTTtacccccacattttgaatttcttggcatttttattccattttgtcCCCAACCCACCACCCCCCACTTAATTTCTGACTGTCATAAGTATTATACTTTACTACTAATAAAAAGTGGCAGAACTGCCTACTTCATGATACCATGAAGTTTACCTTCTTGGAGCAGATCAATTATACACTATCGTTGTTAATGTAGCCAACaatatacaaatgtaaaattagATTATCTTGATATTGAGTAATTAAATAATAGTCCaatgaatatttttaattttttttttatacagaaaacCCCACACTAAATGATTCTAATATTCCAGCACGGTCAGAGTCACCACCACAGGCACTAGATTTAAACAATTCATTGGCATCTGAACAGAAAAACTGCACTGCGCAGTGGTCCGTCAAGGATGGCTGtgaggaggatgatgatgagaTTTGTCCGATAAAAATAGGGAGTCTATGGGGGCCACAGATGGCCCCCTGTGGTCCTAGGTGTGGAAAGAAGTGTTCAGAGAAGATCCCATATGTTAGAAGAAAAGAAATTTTTGACATATATCAGGACATGTCACACAGCGAAAAGTGGACTTTTGTATCCCACACTGTTACTCAGTCATTGAAGAAGCGTCTCACAACAGATGGTCCCAGCAGGCGTAGCAAAACATTTCAGTATCATCTAAATAATAGCCTTGGGGAACCACAAGATGTGTGCAAACCATTCTATTTAACAACATTAGGCTACCACCCAAAAAATGACAGAGTGATCATCAGTGTGATTGGCAACCCATCCGCTACCCAGCCTCCTCAAGATCGCAGAGGACGACATCCACCTGCCAATAAATTGGATCTATCCCTTATTCGTGAACACATTGAATCTTTCAATCCTACAGTCAGTGCACATGCCCCAAACAGAAGACATTTACCGAGCAGTGTAAGCATTATGAAGATGTATAAAGATTTTAAAAGCAAAAGTACCACCCCCTGTTCATATGAAACCTACAGAAAAGCCATCAGAGACATGAATATAAGCTTCACAAAACCAGGTGAGGATGAGAAATGCAAGAAAGATATCCACGGGAAGGCTGGCCAACAGTAGCAAGCATGGGGTGTGTGCTGTCAGACTGCCCTACATGTAAAAATTGGGAGCACATATAAGAGCCAACAAATTAGTAAATCTGAAGCAGGTTCCCATCCATTGTGTTGACCTCCAGAAAGGCTGCCTCGAATGCCAGGAGTGAAGATTGGCACTCTCACAAAGAGCATACTGGCCTATCATGAGACATTTGCAAAGCTTGGCAAAAAGATGAGGTTAAAGAAGAAAAGCATCTGCTTGAAGGGATGATGAATAGGTGACATCAGGGTATATCTATCCAGAGTATATCGGACCCCCAAAAAGTACATAATTTCAAAATTGTGTCCTTGACTTTGACATACTACTTttgttaaaacacatttttttctatttttattgaaatatactgaaagtaaaataaaaaatatattgaacaTTAAGTACACATATTcaaattgcatatttaaaaaaaaatgtttattgctGAACGTAATACTGCTAAAGTCAGTAATatcaaatttttaatttttttttcaataaaaattattatccaTACAATTCTGTGTATTAGTGTTTAATATAAAGgtgtgacatttttaattattacagtTGTTGAGATtagtattattatcattattaacaCACCATTAATGTCAATTAGTTCCAACCACATCTATTGCTGTTGGAACCCTCTATGAACAATGGTTCATATTTCCTGGTACAGCatgtttaatattattttgcatgcatttttaaaactatcataTTTATTTGATGACTAATCCTATAATGCtggtaaaaagaaaatatattttacaaaaacTTGGCCTACAAACTAGACTACATTTTCTTGTTTAAATTTTCTAGTACATTATCTTAATGACCCATACATAAGTATTGTCTTAAAAAATGAGTAGTTGACATCtaccatttatatttaaatatcaacaatgttatattttatttatatatagatGTCTGCCATAATTT
The nucleotide sequence above comes from Myxocyprinus asiaticus isolate MX2 ecotype Aquarium Trade chromosome 25, UBuf_Myxa_2, whole genome shotgun sequence. Encoded proteins:
- the LOC127416361 gene encoding uncharacterized protein LOC127416361 isoform X2 codes for the protein MVKRIAYRAAVTTENPTLNDSNIPARSESPPQALDLNNSLASEQKNCTAQWSVKDGCEEDDDEICPIKIGSLWGPQMAPCGPRCGKKCSEKIPYVRRKEIFDIYQDMSHSEKWTFVSHTVTQSLKKRLTTDGPSRRSKTFQYHLNNSLGEPQDVCKPFYLTTLGYHPKNDRVIISVIGNPSATQPPQDRRGRHPPANKLDLSLIREHIESFNPTVSAHAPNRRHLPSSVSIMKMYKDFKSKSTTPCSYETYRKAIRDMNISFTKPGEDEKCKKDIHGKAGQQ
- the LOC127416361 gene encoding uncharacterized protein LOC127416361 isoform X1, with amino-acid sequence MAQSRGKVTVELELKRECPSDDENPTLNDSNIPARSESPPQALDLNNSLASEQKNCTAQWSVKDGCEEDDDEICPIKIGSLWGPQMAPCGPRCGKKCSEKIPYVRRKEIFDIYQDMSHSEKWTFVSHTVTQSLKKRLTTDGPSRRSKTFQYHLNNSLGEPQDVCKPFYLTTLGYHPKNDRVIISVIGNPSATQPPQDRRGRHPPANKLDLSLIREHIESFNPTVSAHAPNRRHLPSSVSIMKMYKDFKSKSTTPCSYETYRKAIRDMNISFTKPGEDEKCKKDIHGKAGQQ